The nucleotide sequence TTCAGTGAGAGCGGAGATGCAGTTTTTTCAGGTATAACAATTTCTTTTAGTATAGGTAAATGATTGATGTTAAAGTGTTTGGTATGTAAACAAACAGGTTACGTTTTTACTAGAGGAGGATATGTTGAACTGTCGACTAAGCTATCACTTCCTCTTGGTAGCACGTTGGACAGGTACTTCCCAAATAGCTGATGCTCACTGGATTCTGCTTAATTAATTAAGTCTAGTCTCCCTCCCAACTTCAGGTATGAAGGTCTCGTACTTTCTGTAGGGGGGAATGGAAGGTCATATGTTTTGATTCTTGAAGCCGGAGGAGACACAACCCAGAGCAGTCTCTACTTTTCTAGATTTAGCACAAAAGTGGGGTTTTGCAGGGTGAGTCATCCtaaatttgccattttattatTGCTTTTAAAGGAAAGGTACCTCATACATGTCTTGATGATAGGTACGAGTCCCATTTACTTCGTTCCGGCCTGTCAATCCAGCTGATCCACCACTGGATCCGTTCCTTGTTCACACACTGACCATACGTTTTGAACCCAGAAGACAGGTTTGTTTCCATACTATTCAGTCCCATGTTACTCATACATGGGCATTTTTATTGTCTATGAGTTAAAACCAAACAACAACTATATTGTGCTATGAATTCTCACTTTGACAGAGAGCTGCTGAAGGACCAGTTGGAACGAACCAGGACTTAAGAAGCTTTAAACTGAAACTGGAATATATAAAAGCATTGCCGGTAAGTATAGAACAATTACAATATAGTCCCTGGCTCTACTTCTTGACACATAACACCCACCATGAGTAAAAGGAAAGGGATTATTTCAAAGAGGAAAAAATGACAATTTCAGGAAAAAGAGGATAAACTCTCTCCAATTCGTATATACCAAGTCCATTACGAATTGATTCTGTATTCTATGCTCACTTCTAGGTAAAGTAATTAGAAAAACTTAATAAAATTCCACACACAAGGTTATGCACCAGCTTATTGAAATCATTATAATGGACAACCCTTAGTAGATTCGTTGGAGCAGAGTAAATCCTTTGTGAAAACACTGCCACCCATAAACTCAAAATGTGATACAACATCATAGCTTGATTTACGTCCAGGAGACCTTCTGGGTTAGCATGACTTATGGGGTCAGAGGTTCTGGACGATATCTGAACCAACCTCCAATTCTGATTCACTAGAAAGCGAGTCAGGTTATTCTGAGTTATGACAAGTCAGAACAAAATTTAAACTTGGCCTCAAGTTCATCTTCAATGTATGGCACTGAAAGTACTAGACACAAAAAGTCTCCAGGAAGTTTAACCATGTAAGCACCATCACCAAAATAAATGAAAGAAAATGTTCGCATCCCATGCCATGCCATGCGACCACTATATCTAAAAAGCTGTTTTCTGCCTCTTTGCTTCCCACTCCTTTGGCCAAGTATTTTCCAAAACTTAGTTAAATCTTCACACACTTCTGAGTTATTAGAAGATAAAGGACCAGTAGAAACCTCTGAACGAACTTCAGAAGGCTCTTAAAAGACAAGTCTATGAAATAGCTTCTGGACCAGCACCTAGGCCtataaacgaactgaacgttcatgaactgttcgtgaacttgttcggcgggaagttcgtttatgttcgtttatttaataaacgaacgaacacgaacaaaaaatggtgttcgtttaattaaataaatgaacatgaacactccttgtgttcgttcatttatgttcgtgaacgttcgtttatgtttgttcatttatgttcgataACGTTTGTgtatgttcgtttatttacgtccgtttatgttcgtttaaattttagtaaatacataaatagttatgtTTATATAAATgttaggttttctaactacttatataaatataactaattagtaattgagttttctagtaataaaaaataaaattttaaaaattttcttaGATGGTAACTGATCACTTACttgatatttttataaaaaaaactactTCATTTTAGTATCTATAAACCttaatttagatgtgttttcggataTAAAAACTACtatattagacttgtttgtttgtgttcactaatgttaaattgtgttTGTTCATATTTGTTCAATTAcattcatttgtgttcgtttatgtatgtttaatcatgttaatttatgtttgtttatgtttattcaaatatgttcagttaatattttttgtttatgttcatttgtgttcgtttatgtttatttgtgttcgtttatgctcgtgaactgttcgtttaggctttaaacgaacacgaacatgcccgatttcttaatgaacaaacactaacaaaaaaatgtgttcgattatgtgttcgtgttcatgttcgtattcggttaaagttaaatgaacgaatacgaacatgcctatgttcgtgttcgttcggttcgtttacaggcctgaCAGCACCTGTAGTTTGCTTTTGTTTACACATGTATCAAGTGTCATAGTTGTTTTCTATTTCTAGAGGGAGTATGTAACTTGTAATATCAACTTTCTCCTAGAATTTGAATAACAGCCTGTTTTGCAGACTGGACAAGAAACGGACTTCATCTTGGTCTCATGTACAGGGTCGGGAATTGAAACTAGTAGAAGGGAGCAGGTTTTACGAGCCAAGAAGGTCTGTTCTTTCTTGgtctactttttttttttttaatgttatataTTTATCTGTTTGTTGAGATCTCTTCTATAGGCCGGAGAGGACTCTCTGAGAAGATCAGGCCTTGGGTACACAATAATTCGCCCCGGTCCGTTAATGGTGAGTTCATCATAGCTAGCTTCTGAACGCGTTTTAGTTCTGCATGTGTGGGTTGGAGTTCATTTATTTTATCTTATTGTTCAATAGTGATTGTTGCATTGGGTTTATCAGGAAGAACCTGGGGGACAGCGAGCTCTCATTTTTGATCAAGGAAACAGGATATCTCAGGTGAGAACAGTGATAACGAATTAATAAACAGTCCATATTTTAAGACGTGTCCAAGCTTAGCATCAGACCACTTGTAGGGTATCAGTTGTGCCGATGTGGCTGATATCTGTGTAAAGGCATTGCATGATTCAACTGCAAGGAACAAGAGCTTCGATGTCAGTAACATATTATTTACTTTCACCATAGATGACTTCGATGGAACTGAGTGatgattatattatattattttatatatgaaCAGGTATGCTATGAATATGTTGCTGAGCCGGGGAAGGAGTTGTATGAGTTGGTAAGGGCTGCAGTTATTAAGTAGATGTACTCGGTTTTTACTGCCAGATAAGTGGTCTGGATTAGACTATAGAGGTTAAACAGTTATTTTAAACATGAGGGTGTACGGGGTGGAAGCGGCAAGCCCCTTTTCCGCAAGGGGAACACCGCTGCCACCATTTTTAGCCGCGCGGGGAGGTCTTGAATCGGGGAAGAGTTGCCGCATGCGGGTTAATGGGGGAGAGGAGGTACTGGCGATTGAGGGGCAATCATATGCTTTTGTGAAAAAATGATCCTCTCATCGGTGTTCTACCGAActgaatgttttgttttgtttttttaatggTTTGGGGGAAACCGCCCctatgttttttgttttttttttgggcaAGAGGGGACAATGAGAGGGGAAATGACATGGCATATTATGATTGGTTGGGTGAAATTTTCCCCCAAACTCATGAGGGGTGCACCCTAACCACATTAGAcgacttaaaacttttgaacaaTAGATGATGTTCCATTTGATGATATTTGATATGTTTCCCTACGCAGGTGGCACATCTGCCTGACAAAGCTAATAACTATCTAACACCGGCATTATCAGCTTTGGAAAAGAACACATGAGATACTACTGGTCTTTGCTGTtatatatctatctatctatcttgCTTGACCAGGGATTATGTACATGGAATTATATACCTCTTGAACTACTTGTAAAGCATGGACTTAAATCATGTAAATCGAAAAGCACGGGATGATCTTTGCTCTTATATCCCTTGAATTAACTAATAGTCTTTTTTGTCCCTgtagtttcactttcgtaaccatttgtAATTGTGTATCTGATTGTAGTATGGTATACACCGTCAATCTAACCGAATAAACCGAAGTGATTAACTGAAAActgattggttaataaaatagactaactgaATTGACCGCTATTAAATTAATTCGTGGTCGAGAATTGAATAGTATAACATACGAACATCTTTTATCCATAGtttatttaattttagttaatagcaaaaatcaaacttgggctaaaacttttgcttagaaatatatgaaattaatgtgtaaatacatgaaatgaaagtataaatatgtgaaataaatatataaaatatgaaatgtaTGAAATATATGAACTTGAGATATAAAAGCTAGAAGTATATATAATTGGCCCTTTTTGTTTCAAGATTTGATCTTCAGTAATCTTGCCTTTATATGCTATCTTACCCAtgacattatagcctagtggtatctcgGGGGTGAGATAAGgtttatgaccattaggtcatagGTTCGTTTCCCACAAAGGGgttttttcccagatttattgggtttcctcctgaattggtgtatagacattattacctagtagagatggatatgatcgggtggttctgctagTGGCATGATGATACTTCAATGGTCCGTCAGTTATTCAAATTTACCCTTAAAAAAAATATGCTATTCTCATCGTCTTTTTCCATTGAGCCCGCCCACCGTACAATTATTTTAAcacattcaaaaaaaaaagtctaTACCGTATTACATAAAATGAACACACAATcattcataaaaataaaaaacccaaatgttatttttttcttttttgatttTAATGATCGTACTTTAattatttgtgaatggaagtggTATAGGTGGAGGTGCACGTTTGTTGCGGcgtttatataaaaaaaagagttaattacacataTAGAACTTATAGTTTATAGCTAGTTTCATCTTTAGGTATtaactttttttaacaggttttggttttatggtttcaattttgtaacagcTTTGGTTACTAACATCAAAATTAGTTAATTTTAccaatataatgactaaaatactctttcattttttttaattttatcaatgtaacacctttgggtacacctaattttatttaagtttaaatcaattttacaaagaattTTGAATTAAAATTATTTTTGTCTATAACaattttaaaatgttttgacTAGCCATATGTTTTGAAACGGTTATTATTAAATAAACCAGATATAATATACTAGTAGATTATTACTATGTATGTTACATGGAcatgtttatgaaaaaaaatgaagaatCATATATAAAAGATGATTACGCACGTaatttacattttatatattattcttcattggttgattttgaagtttatcactttcaagtgtctaaccactccctacacccttaGTTGTATGAAATACTAAATTTGTGCCTTTACATtataaagtttcgttatcataaTAAAATAAATCCATTATAATGGCGTGTTAGTGatacataaatataaatatcGGTCTGTGCTTGTAATAATGCTTCAGTTAGTTTATATGACAAAAACCAAACCTCATGTATTAGGTTGAAATTCATCGGGGAGAGGTATATAAACCTTAAAAATACTGAAAATAATATCTAAATCCTACCAGCAAAACCTTAATTATGTGACAAgaaattaacaaaaatcaaacacCAGTTATTTGGTTtatatttctttgtaaaattgattaaacttaaataaaataggtgttagtacccaaatgtgttacattgataaaattaaaaaaaaaaatagaagggtattttagtcattacattgataaaattaattaattttggtGGTAGTACCCAAAGgcgttacaaaattgaaaccataaaacctaaaTCTGTTAATAAAAATTAGTACCTAAAGGTGAAAGTAGCTATAAACCATAGGAtccatctgtgtaattaacttgaaaaaaaaatggtTTACTTTGTGACGACCCCCCTAGAATCTTAGAAACAAATAATTGATGAACAATTATGGAGAAGATCAGAATGAAAACAATTATATGATTAGAATTTGAAACCTGTCTGATTAGGATTATAAGTATATTCAAGTATAatgacttctttttttttttttttttgagttgtGGTGCTGAACTAAGAAGTTGGAGATATAATGTAGGAAACTTACTTTGTATTAAAATGGAAACATTTTTAACAAAACCGGGTAGTTTTGGGTGGTTTCACATCTAAGGTTGGATGTGCAATAGTCTCATGTTTACTTTCTCCTATAAATAAATATTGCGGTTATAATAAGTAAAAAATATAAAGAGAAATTATTATCAATTCCTAAAAAGCAACCATTTTACTGTTAAGCTTTCACTACTTAATTTTCCATCAACCAGTGAAAAAGACAGGATTTGTAAATAGCCAAAATACATACTAGTTAATTATTGCCGAAGCATACAAGTTTTAAGTTGTACCAAACTACACCAATAATTTATGTTAGATAAATACTCGGTCACCTGGTCTTTATGGCACCCCGAACTGTTCGCAGAACACGAACAAACTCAATGAACATCGAGAAGTCCAAACCTGCAAAGCTTTCCATTTCTGCAGCAGCCATAGAAACGCTTCTAGGAGAGTGGTTATATGGATTTTGACATATGATGAAATCAAAAACACCCAACTTGTTCATCAGACTCTCAAGCTTACTACTCGATAACTTTTGAATGGTTGCAATCTGAACCAACTCCCCTGTCTGGTCTGACTTATCCCACCACCGCTTCAAGATCCCACGCTTGACTTCCGACGGCTCAATTGAAACCACCACCTTTAACCGAATCCCAAGGCGGTTCAAAGTGATTTCCGCCCCTCCAACTCCACTGTAGATTGAAAGCACAGATATTCCTTCAGGATACATAGACTTTAAAACAGATAAGTGGTACCCTAAAGTGTCCGTTTGAAAAGAGTGTTTCAGAGATTGCAGCCTTTCTCCCGCGCTCATCCCATCCGCCTCTGTGTGATGCAGTGGGTACCCAAGAATCCTTTCCACCGACTCAGGTCCAAGTGGTGCTAATCGGTTGCGGCCCACCCACATAAGATTCAAGGTCCTGCATTGCTGAAGAAGATTATTTTGCTGTTCAACAGACAGTTGCCCGTTTGAGTTAATCAATAGATTTCTCAGCCTGTCACAGAGTTGGGAAATTCCAAGAGTTTCAGAACTAATACAAGTCAACTGCTTTCTTGTATCCCATGAAGGCCAGTACTTCTTCTTCAGTGGTATCGCGTCTTCTATCGTCAAAGGTGCTTTTGGCAGGATGTGAAACCGGTTTTCGGTTGGCAGATTATGTAGATACCCTTCTTTCCTACTCAATGCTGAGAAAAGCTCGGTGTTGACGAACTCAGGCTCAATTGCATACAAAAACTTAGAGATTTTGATCCATGAATCATCAGATAAGTTCATAACATTCCCGTAAAAGAACAACGGAGCTTTGGCTACCATTTGGTCCACACTGCTACATGAAGTAGGCTGGATGAGTTTCGGCACTGCCATTGCCGCCATACGCTTAGCCCTATACTTCTGTTGTCTCTGTAAAACCTTGGAGCTAACCGGGGGTTTTGGTACAGTGTGTGCTGGTCCAGGATAGCTgctcaaatcatcaaactctggTTTTGGTCTTTGTAAACTAACCGGTTCATCAGCCGTTTCATCTTCTTTTGGTTGTTTCCCTTTAAAAACGTCCAAGGCCTTCCTCTGAGAAGCTGCAGCCTGAATACTTTCTTCAGTTCGTAATGCTAATTTACTATAAAAACTGGCATCTAACACTTTTTCCGGCCCCATAGCTGTAGACTTGAATTTATTATTTCCAGCCATCCATGAATCCTGTGAAGTCAAGATATTTTGTCAGAGCCATGCTCAATAATAAACCAAACAGAAAAGGTAAAAAAAAGAATACCTCTTCGGTTTTAACACCAGGGCCAGCCATCCTATCACAAACAATCGACTCAGCAAGCTCTGATATGGAAACTTCCGAACCTGATACAAGATTAATCAAATTGCagtattattttatatattataggCTTGCATAAACTCTAtatatagaaaataatattacacTTGGATACTTCTAGACTACGATAATTACATAACTAGTCTAATAGAAGAAAAATATGAATATTTACTCACCATATCTCTCAATGGCTGCAGAAATTTCTTGTTCCGAGAAGCCTATTTCAAGCAACCTAAGAGTCTTGTCCATGGTCCCAAACAAGGTCTCAGTGTTGGCATCCTGCTAATGTTAACCCAAGTAGTATTACAGCAAATAATATGACTTGTAATGGATATTAATATTCTAGAAAAACATGCAAGAACGTTTGTCCCATAAACAAGCGATATACTGAAATATGATGTATTCTGCAACTTTACCACATCGGTGCGTGTGCGTGAACAATACATGTTTAATACTTAATTTCACAAAATTTTGCAGGCGGTATTAACCATCACAAAATAGCTCTTTTTGTTATAATTAATATGTAATATCATTTTTTAAACAATGGAAAGTGATTGGTTCTGATTTACCACCGGCACTTTGAACACAAGAAGATGAGAGGAAAATCATAGGTTTCATGATTGATTTTGAGAATGAGACCAAACTTATAGTTATATATGAATGGACATTGGTATAAAACGACAACCGATAAGTAATTGGCAACAAAATGTATAAAAAAATCAATAAGTAGCTTGAGACGTAATCGTATTGACTGTCTAAAATCAAGTGTGACGTGTTTTGGTAAGATCACAACTTACAGTCTACAACGAGAGATGAATAAAGTAGCAGAAAATAACAAGAAGCAGGGGGTTAATGGATCGCACTACGCcaaaaaaagaagaaattgagAAAATATAATGGTAAATGGGAGATAATAAACCTCATTCCTTGTTGCATGGCTCTTGTTTGAATCATCTGTGGTAGCCATCTGAGCAGCAAATATGAAATCTACGAGTTCGTGTAAAGGGGCATCTTCCCCTGTTAAGAATCAAGAAAAGATAGTCTCTAAATTACCAAGTTGTATGCCATGTGAATTTTTTTGCTACATCTATGCAGTTAATGAGGTAatatatcggatatcggtcaaggaccgatatttgaaatataggttatctcggtgagatatcagTGGGATATctgtaattttaatataatgcagaatttatatatatatatatatatatatatatatatatatatatatatatatatatatatatatagcaatttaacaataattcagtgatatatcggttatattggtcaaatatcagtgatatatcagttatatcggtcaatatcgccgataatatcggtaccaatatttgacaccgatattttactaagggACTGATATGAcggatataaccgatatatcaccgatatttacTGCATAGTACATATGTCAAAAAAGCAGCCAAAAGTTCTTATATTCAAACCACCCCTACTAACTGCAGTTACTAGGCTTGTTCTTGTTCAGACAGAGAGAAAATAATAAACTGGTATATAGAAGTTACAATACCAAGTTTGTTTATTGCGAACTCAACTTCCTCCATAGTAAAGTTCATCATTAGTAAGGACGCCTTTTTGTCATCAGGGTCCTGCATAGATTGAAGAAAATCACAAACGTGATATCAAGGGGCACAAGAAATGAAATTGAAAGACCTTAGAAAAAGGCAACCTCACTATTGGTGCCAAAAGTGGACAGCCGCAGGTATTAGATGAGACT is from Helianthus annuus cultivar XRQ/B chromosome 9, HanXRQr2.0-SUNRISE, whole genome shotgun sequence and encodes:
- the LOC110880328 gene encoding probable inactive DNA (cytosine-5)-methyltransferase DRM3 isoform X1, producing MFEITNLSDSEDEVKPELRSLTKVETIDCNGFACEDMFLSHVNRNDGASSSGSNVRSSLLGMGFTPDLVDKAIRQNGEDNMDLLLETLFAYSTLQTSKVRSLQPANGSFLDKDLAQSSGKRKAVLISNSESSDSLNDLFEDEKDVSSRGIGSTDIPLKEDPDDKKASLLMMNFTMEEVEFAINKLGEDAPLHELVDFIFAAQMATTDDSNKSHATRNEQDANTETLFGTMDKTLRLLEIGFSEQEISAAIERYGSEVSISELAESIVCDRMAGPGVKTEEDSWMAGNNKFKSTAMGPEKVLDASFYSKLALRTEESIQAAASQRKALDVFKGKQPKEDETADEPVSLQRPKPEFDDLSSYPGPAHTVPKPPVSSKVLQRQQKYRAKRMAAMAVPKLIQPTSCSSVDQMVAKAPLFFYGNVMNLSDDSWIKISKFLYAIEPEFVNTELFSALSRKEGYLHNLPTENRFHILPKAPLTIEDAIPLKKKYWPSWDTRKQLTCISSETLGISQLCDRLRNLLINSNGQLSVEQQNNLLQQCRTLNLMWVGRNRLAPLGPESVERILGYPLHHTEADGMSAGERLQSLKHSFQTDTLGYHLSVLKSMYPEGISVLSIYSGVGGAEITLNRLGIRLKVVVSIEPSEVKRGILKRWWDKSDQTGELVQIATIQKLSSSKLESLMNKLGVFDFIICQNPYNHSPRSVSMAAAEMESFAGLDFSMFIEFVRVLRTVRGAIKTR
- the LOC110880328 gene encoding probable inactive DNA (cytosine-5)-methyltransferase DRM3 isoform X2, which translates into the protein MFEITNLSDSEDEVKPELRSLTKVETIDCNGFACEDMFLSHVNRNDGASSSGSNVRSSLLGMGFTPDLVDKAIRQNGEDNMDLLLETLFAYSTLQTSKVRSLQPANGSFLDKDLAQSSGKRKAVLISNSESSDSLNDLFEDEKDVSSRGIGSTDIPLKEDPDDKKASLLMMNFTMEEVEFAINKLGEDAPLHELVDFIFAAQMATTDDSNKSHATRNEDANTETLFGTMDKTLRLLEIGFSEQEISAAIERYGSEVSISELAESIVCDRMAGPGVKTEEDSWMAGNNKFKSTAMGPEKVLDASFYSKLALRTEESIQAAASQRKALDVFKGKQPKEDETADEPVSLQRPKPEFDDLSSYPGPAHTVPKPPVSSKVLQRQQKYRAKRMAAMAVPKLIQPTSCSSVDQMVAKAPLFFYGNVMNLSDDSWIKISKFLYAIEPEFVNTELFSALSRKEGYLHNLPTENRFHILPKAPLTIEDAIPLKKKYWPSWDTRKQLTCISSETLGISQLCDRLRNLLINSNGQLSVEQQNNLLQQCRTLNLMWVGRNRLAPLGPESVERILGYPLHHTEADGMSAGERLQSLKHSFQTDTLGYHLSVLKSMYPEGISVLSIYSGVGGAEITLNRLGIRLKVVVSIEPSEVKRGILKRWWDKSDQTGELVQIATIQKLSSSKLESLMNKLGVFDFIICQNPYNHSPRSVSMAAAEMESFAGLDFSMFIEFVRVLRTVRGAIKTR